The Sphingobacteriales bacterium genomic sequence CGGTGTTGTGCAACTTACTACTTTAATACCATCTAAAATAGTTGGCATTACACCACAATTTGAATTTATGTAAATTTCGTTCCCGTTTATTAATGGTGAGGTTAATGCTGCGCATAAAATATTAATTTCGTAATCAGTTACCTCATTGGCTTCTATGGTGTGCTTAGCACTGCCGGTCAAACCTAAATCTATTATACCATATTTAGATCCGGCATTGCAAGGGTCTGATTCGATTAAAGAATTACAGATTATTGAAGCTGTTGAGGTTCCACAGTTGTTAATAGATATACCATTAAATGCATTGACAAAGTCGTTCCGTTTTATTAAAATTGTATTTGCAAATATGCTTGAGCAAATAATACCAATATTATCGATGTTAAAAAACTCATTCAAATTAATTTCTACCATAACGGGGCGACTTATGTAAATGCCGTTATAGGAGTTGTTAAAAAAATTGGTAGAATTCTCTTCACCGCTGCCAATTAATATTCTTGAATCGGGTAAACTTCCTCCATCTGCTTCAGCTTTAATTGCTGCTTTTTTATCAAACAAAGGGTCGTTTACAATATCAGGATGAATATTATCAAATTGATTGTTGCGAATTTCTATTTGCGAATTTAGCGCGTAAATACCTATTTCTAAATTGTCGAAAACGTTTAAGTATATTGATAGTGTTTCATCGCCAATTACCACATCATTATCAACATTATCGCACTCGATACCTATGGTTGTACGCTGTAAAGGAAACGGATTGCTGCTATGTGGTACTATTAAAAACACAGCAGGAAAACCAGGGTGTAAACTTGCCGGAACTAATGTAGATTGGAAGGTATTAGTTCTTAACGTTACTGCTCTAGGTTCGGTGTAATTTTGAAGTTTTATATGTCTAAAGTTATGGTCAAACACATTTTCTTCAATGTATATGGCAGCATCCCCTTTAGCATAAACGCCAATTTCAGCATCATGTAGATTCGAGTATTTCATACGAAGCGAAGTAAGCGCATCGGCTGTAATTCCCTGCCACATTTCGTTTGTACATGCATGTAAGGTACATTGGGTAATTGCCAAATCACCTGCTCCTATTATTCGTATTTCAGCATTGGGACTTAGTTTTAAAGTACAGTTGCTAAAGGCTACGCCACCCGTAATTGTTAATATGCCATTAACCCCAATATCCATGTTTGAAAAAGAACCTCCAGAAATGGTGTGGTTTATCCAAACGGCATCTATTCCGGTGCATTGCCCCTTTGCCGTTGGGCTACTGCCCATAAAACCAATAAATAACAACATATATAAAAGGTACTTATACCCCCCCCCCATATATGTAAAAGTGAATAATGTGTTAGTTAATTTACCAACAAACGCCTGGCTGTATTGAAACAGCTTTTTGTTTTTGTAACACATAATTTTTAAAATTTAAAATGAAAATTATATTTAAACAGCGGCAAATTTAACGCATTTTTTATTTAGTTGCAAGGGGTGGTGATAAAAATATCCGGAAATATTGTTTGCCTAACGATAGTTGTTTATTTATGCGAAGTACGGCCTTAGGCAGGTAAAAAACATCCGGATAAAATGGTACAAAAATGAAAACTACCCATTATTATGTGTAATTTTGCGATTAGATTAGTAGGTATCAACTTGCTTTATCCTATCTATTCTTATGTTCATTATGTAATCAAAAAAAAACACTGCTGCTTTATGATGAAGAAAAATACATCTCTGCCAAATACCTTTTTGTGGTTTTTTATTTTAATATGCCACTTATTGCTTTTTACTGCTTGCCCAAGTAGCAAAAAAACCCAAACCAAGGCCAAACTTAGCGGTAAAAATGACGGAAAAATTGAAGTTGTATTGCTACAAATGAACGATGTTTACGAAATTACCCCCCTCGAAAATGGCAAAGTAGGCGGTATGGCACGGGTAGCACAACTGCGCAACCAGCTAAAACAAAAAAATAAAAACACCTTCACTATATTAGCTGGCGACTTTTTAAGTCCATCGGTATTAGGAACGGTAAAAAACGAAGGCAAACGTATTGCCGGGGCGCAAATGGTTGATGTTATGAATACCATGGGCGTTGATTTGGTTGTTTTTGGCAACCACGAGTTTGATATTAAAGAGGCCGACCTCCAAAGCCGCCTTAACGAATCGAAATTTGTTTGGGTGGCCAGCAATGTAAAACACGTACCCTCTGGAAAAGACCCGCAGCAGCCATTTGCCAAAATAGACGAAAACGGAAAAGCCACCCCTCTGCCCGAAGTTTATGTAATTGAGGCCGCCGATGCCGACGGCACCACCTTGCGCATTGGTGTTATTGGTGTTACCCTGCCTGCTAACAAAGCTAATTATGTGCACTACGACGACGCTTTTGTAAAAGCCCGCGAAATGTATAAACGCTTAGCTAAACAAACCGATTTTGTAATTGGCATAACCCACCAAAGCATTGAAGAGGATATGCAAATAGCGGCTCAAATACCCGAAGTTAAACTATGGCTTGGTGGCCACGAGCACCAAAATATGCTGCACAAAGTTGGCACCGCAAGTATTGCCAAAGCCGATGCCAATGCAAAAACAGTTTATATACATACCTTAAGCTACAATAGAACAAACAAAACCTTGCAAGTACGCTCAAACCTGCAAAGCATTACCGACAAACTATCTGACGACCCGGCAACAGCAGCCGTTGTAAATAAATGGGTTCAGATTGGCGAAGCCAATTTTGCAAGCCAAGGCTTTAAAACCGACGAAGTAGTAGCCGTTATACCCGAAAATGCCCCCCTCGAAGGCCGCGAAGCCTATGTGCG encodes the following:
- a CDS encoding bifunctional metallophosphatase/5'-nucleotidase, with protein sequence MMKKNTSLPNTFLWFFILICHLLLFTACPSSKKTQTKAKLSGKNDGKIEVVLLQMNDVYEITPLENGKVGGMARVAQLRNQLKQKNKNTFTILAGDFLSPSVLGTVKNEGKRIAGAQMVDVMNTMGVDLVVFGNHEFDIKEADLQSRLNESKFVWVASNVKHVPSGKDPQQPFAKIDENGKATPLPEVYVIEAADADGTTLRIGVIGVTLPANKANYVHYDDAFVKAREMYKRLAKQTDFVIGITHQSIEEDMQIAAQIPEVKLWLGGHEHQNMLHKVGTASIAKADANAKTVYIHTLSYNRTNKTLQVRSNLQSITDKLSDDPATAAVVNKWVQIGEANFASQGFKTDEVVAVIPENAPLEGREAYVRIQPTNLASIIANAFLKAYPTADAALLNTGSIRIDDQLVGKITQYDILRVLPFGGGISEVEMKGSLLIKLLDTGEINKGSGGYLQYAQIEKQQNTWLIKKQPVSETATYKIVVPDFLLTGGEKNMDWFTEKNPEIIKINKANTDITNDTRKVVITYW
- a CDS encoding T9SS type A sorting domain-containing protein gives rise to the protein MLLFIGFMGSSPTAKGQCTGIDAVWINHTISGGSFSNMDIGVNGILTITGGVAFSNCTLKLSPNAEIRIIGAGDLAITQCTLHACTNEMWQGITADALTSLRMKYSNLHDAEIGVYAKGDAAIYIEENVFDHNFRHIKLQNYTEPRAVTLRTNTFQSTLVPASLHPGFPAVFLIVPHSSNPFPLQRTTIGIECDNVDNDVVIGDETLSIYLNVFDNLEIGIYALNSQIEIRNNQFDNIHPDIVNDPLFDKKAAIKAEADGGSLPDSRILIGSGEENSTNFFNNSYNGIYISRPVMVEINLNEFFNIDNIGIICSSIFANTILIKRNDFVNAFNGISINNCGTSTASIICNSLIESDPCNAGSKYGIIDLGLTGSAKHTIEANEVTDYEINILCAALTSPLINGNEIYINSNCGVMPTILDGIKVVSCTTPAINFNYITGNSLYSNSEESTGIKMVQNVGGFVKNNEMKGLGAGFAGWGNNGLVNTFVNVMQDNIIGLVLGFSGNIGPQGSAPSHPSFNQWKTNASLDCYAHTFTDGSLSTIFWFNDLPWHNPNPIGADGTSIAIAEFQLFVIDQVFYPLPYAGNVCNEIDGVISTESDSLNLGKWAETLTIYANNEQNYMLYQAEQTWWDDWQSYQLMSLRPQLVNYSETLANYYLSLQERPLSQLFEWQTQLMQSLSSQYDNTYFENFSNSLSAITPSNKQEENLQYVSSAWLQSLQNNNEELSVETKETLMTIAQTCPFEAGPAIYMAAALTNTSFNDISLCSYNTSDKATGTKQNNSSPILLKVIDKQLYIHTLQAVTINSLEIFDALGRKVAQSTLNDMPIDLSHLPNGLYWYRIHTATNTVETGKIILQ